The region GATGAGGCAACCAAACAGGTCTTCAAAGGCAAGTTTATCGTGCTGACGGTCATGCTGAACGTCATCATCCTCTGTTTCGCCATGGCCGTCTTCGTCCTCCTCCGGTTCGCGCCCGAAGGAACCCTCGGCCTTGGGATCGGCGTTCTCCTCCTCGCCGTCGGGGCGGCCTTCTCCGTCTCGTTCCGAAAGCGGTATTACCAGACGAAGGCATGGCTGTACGAACAGCCGTAACGCGCATGAACCCATGAAGGCGGATATGCTGGCGAAATTGAAGTCCGAGATCGAACTCGTATCGAGGCACCTTGAGGTTATCCGGGCGGTCGTGGAGTACCAGCCCATCGGCATCATGAAACTCTCAGATATCCTCGACCTTCCCTACCACCGGGTCCGCTACTCGCTGCGGATCCTCGAGCAGGAGGGGTATATCCGCGCCTCTCCGGCCGGCGCGGTGGCCACGCCCCTCGCCGCCGACCTCCTCGACGGTCTGGAGGGGCAGGTCGACGACCTGATCGATCTCCTGCAGACCATCAAACAGGAGAATTCCCGTAATCTTTAATAGGGTTCAAGCGAGACATTATAGAGCACTTATCCCGTGCCGCCATAACTCAGTTGGTAGAGTGGCTGGCTGTTAACCAGCATGTCACAGGTTCGAGTCCTGTTGGCGGCGCTTCCTTTTTCCTAACAACTCTTGGGTTTTTAGATACCGTTATTCTGCGAGCTTTGCGTCGCTCTTTTGACCTGCCGAACTACGTTTGCACCGGCGCCCGTGATGCGTTCCATCACCGCTCTGCCTGTCAATTCCGTCCAATCCCCTCGCCCGGCGTCGCACGGTTCCGACGTGCTAATATACCCCTATAGGACATCACATAGTATGAGAAACGGCATCCTCATGCTGGGCCTGATTGCGGTCCTTGTTCTCGCGTCCGGGTGTATGGGGCTCGTGGGCCCGAACCCCAAGGTGGTGCAGGACTCCGCGACCATGGATATCAGCCTCTCCAAAGGGCTTGTGTATACGATCGACGCACAGATCAAAAACGACGGGGCCGACGGCGACGTCACGGTAACGGCGGAGTTGATCGACGCGGAGAAGGGGTTCGTCCGGGATAAAGCGTCGAGAAAGGTCTTCATCCCGTCGGGAGAGACTCGGAAGGTCAGCTTCACGCTGGACGGGGAAGTGAGCAGGGACTACCAGTACCGCATCGAAGCACGGTAACGGCCCCCTATCGGGCTCGTCCCGACGTTTGTGTTCTCCCCCAAGGAGATCCGTCGGCGAACAGAGGCGGCGGGGCGGCCCGCCGAAACCTACATCCTATGAAGCGCCATTTATAGATTGAATGAACCGCTGGGGGCGTGATACTATCCTAAATAACCGACAGAGATGCCCGGCAGTCCTAGTCCACGGCTGGAGGAGCCATCCCGGCATCTGGAACCGGCTCGCCCCGGGGCTCTCCGGCTCGGCGGTGCCCTGCTGGAACTTCGACCACACAACGATGCGGAATGCCGGGACGGAGACGATCGCCGTCGCCCTCCAAGACTACATCCGTGCGAAGCGCCGAGAGACCGGGTACGGCGGCCCGGTCGACCTCGTCTGCCACTCGATGGGGACCTGCATCGCCCGGTATCTCCTCGAGGTCCTCGACGGCGACGCACGGGAAGAGCAGGTCCGGCTTCTGGTCGGGATCGGCCCGCCGAACAACGGCTCATCGATGGCCGAACTCTTCAACGACCCCGAACGCGGCCCGGAGGTGATCCGGAGCCTTGCAGGCGTCTTCGTGCCGGAAGGCTACGACCCCCACGACGACACCATCGTGCAGGAGTTCCGTCCCGGAAGCAGGACCATTGCGGCACTCCGGGCCGCCGGAACCCGCGACGACGTCGCCTACCGGATTATCCTGACCGCCAACATCACCGGAACGCCGGCGTTCTTCCCGGCATTCGACGGCAAGACCTGGGAACTCGCCCCGGACGGTGAGTGGCGGACGACCTACGCCGGCGACGGCATCGTCCCCCATACCGACTCATACCTTCCCGGAGCAGGCCTCGATATCCTTCCGACGGACTCCGGGAACCTGGCCCGGCACCCGGAGCACTACTGCCACACCGGACTGCCGAGAAACCCCGAGGTGATCGCTCGGGTCACGGAGTATCTCTGCAACCCGGATGCCGGCCCGAGCAGGGTCTGCCCGGACCTATAGAGCGCTCGAAGGCACCCTACGGCCCCGAGGCCGCTCACCGCCTCCGCAAGGCCTGCCGTGCGGACTCTGCCCAGGCGTTGATTGCCCGCTCCAAATCTTCTCCGGCTTTTCGTGCCGCCTGTTCGATATGCTCGTGCCCTTCGGGCGTCCCGAGCAGGTGGTGGCCGGCGCTCACCACGTCGGTGACCGCCTTCCGAACCGACTGAGAAGCCTCGTGCACGCGTTCTTCGACGGTGGGGGCGGCCTGTTCCGGCTCCGGCTCCGGTGTGGGTTCAGGGTCGAGAACCCATCGCCCCCGCTCAAAGTGTCCTTTCGTCTCGCTCATAAGCGGAGATAGATCAGCCTTGAATAAAAATTCTGGCTTTTGCACCAACGCCTCCCCGTCCGACCGGTTGTGGGGATGTCTGCAGGTGAGGGACCGCGGGCATCCGATGCGTAAGTTCATCTACTCCCGGCACTACAAAAGTAGCACGATGATTCGGGTTGCCGCCGTCGAGGAATGCGAGCGCAAGATCTCCCCCGAAGCCTGCCGGCTGCGGATCGCGCGATCCGTCGGGTCCGTGATCCTCTTTCTTCTGGTAGTACCTCACCTCCTCGGCCTCGCTTTCGGCGTACCCCTGCCGGCGGTCTTCACCCTCACGATGTCGACGCTCCTCCTTCAAGCAGCCGCAGCCGTCGTCGGTTTGGGGCTCGGGCTGCACCCGGCGGTCGTCCTTCTCTTCCTGACGTCGGTGGCGGTTGCCGTCATGATCGGCATCCTCGAGATCTGCGACCTCTTCGCCGAGCGCTCCCGGCTGATCCAGCGGTTGCTCACAAAAATCGACGCAAAAACGGGAAGGATCGAGTACCTGAAGCGTTACGGCGCCCTGATGCTCATCCCGATCATTTGGATCCCCGGGATCGCCCTCTACGGGGCCCCCGTCGTCGCGTGGCTCTTCCAGTATCCGAGAAGCACCTCCCTCCTCTGCATGGCCGCCGGATGGGCAATTGCGGTCATCGCAGTCATGGCGGCGGCGCTGGGGCTCGTCAGTCTGGCCTTCTAATAAGGAGTCGGCCTGATCAGCGGCGCTTCAGCGCACGCCGGGCCGATTCCGCAACATCGTTGACCGCCCGAGAGAGATCGGCACCGGCCGCCCGCGCCGTACGCTCGATGTGTTCCCGCCCTTCCGCCGTCCCGAAAAGGTGGCGGCCGAGCCCGAAGACGTCGTCGATCGCCTTCCGAACCGATTGGGAGGTCTCTTGGATCCGTTCCCCGATAGCCGGGGCATCCGTCGCGGGTTCGGGGTCCTCGACCCACCGACCCTGCTCGAAGTGGCCCTGTGGTTCGCTCATAAACTAAGAATTACGACGATTCGGGATAAAAACCTGATTTTTCAGCCGATCTCTATCTCGACCGGGGAGCAGGAACACTTTTTCCCTGCCGGGATAAGGTATCCTGGAGCCATGAACAACGACCTGAAGGCGGCCGTCCTAGAGCGGTGCCGGAGGATGGAGATCCCGCTTGTGGGGGTCGCAAGCACGGACCGGTGGGAAAACCCGCCGTTCCGGCCATGGATGCCGGAGGAGTTCTACCCGCAGTCGATCTTTCCCGAAGCCCGGTCGGTGATCGTCATCGGCCTCCCGGTCCACCTCCCGGTGCTCGAGACCTCCCCCTCGATCTACTACCACGAGTTGTATAAGACCGTCAACACCCTGCTCGACCAGTACACCTACCGGCTCGCATCGTTCCTCAACGACCGCGGCTACCCTTCGGTCTTCGTACCCCGCGACGGCTACGGGAGCATCGAGGTCCTCCTGAAGAACCCCGTCGCCTTCTTCTCGCACCGGCACGCCGCGCTCCTTGCGGGGCTCGGGACCTTCGGCGTGAACAACACCCTCATCACCCCCGAATACGGCCCCCGGGTCAGGTTCGGCTCGGTCCTCACCGCCGCAGACCTCCCGCCCGACCCTCTGCTCGCGGAGGGCCTCTGCACCCGGTGCATGCGGTGTGTCAAGGCCTGCCCTGTGAGGGCGCTCGACGGGCGGGACTACCCCGAGGGCCTGACCGACATGGCCGCCTGTGCCCGAAACAGCGCTGCCCTCGCCCGGCGCCACATCTCTCCCTGCGGCATCTGCATCAAGGTCTGCCCTGTGGGGGAAGACAGGCGGCACTACGGCCGGGACACCCCTGCCGGCGATGAAGACCCGCGCCGCCACCGGGCCCGGGAACACGTGCAGAAGTACGGCGGGCTGTAAGCCCGCCAATAAAGATTGGTTATTCCTGTTTCATTCTGCCCATCAACCGGTCCATGATCTCCGGCGCCCGGTCCCGGAGACCGAAACCGACGATGATGGCGATTGCCGCGCCGACGCCGAGCCCGATCCCCCAAGCGAGCGGGATGACCAAAACATAGATGATCGAGAGGTCGAGCAGGAGTTGCTGGAGTGCAAGGACGACGACGATGAAGTAGAAGAATGCCCGGAGCGCCAGCGCGATCACTCCGAAGCCCTGGACCCTCTGTGTCTCCCCCATGCCCTCGAGGAAGTCCATGAGCCAGTCGATCAGGATGACACCGACGACCAAGATCAGGATGAACGCGATGATGTTCGGGATGTAGGCTACGATAACGCCGACCGCCGTCGTCAGGGACGGGATCTGGAGGACGCTGACAGCCGCGAGGATCGCGAGGAGGTAGATGATCCAGCGGACGATGAGTTCGAATAGGTGGACGATGCTCACCCGCGATCGTTCGATGTAGGCCCCGGCCGAGGTCCTCCTGAGGGCGTCGTCGACGCCGGTTCGGTCAACAATCTCTGCGGCGACCCTTCCGAGAACACGTCCCAGAATCCAGCCGATGATAAGAATGATGATTGCTGCGATGATGTTTGGCAGAAACAGAATGATGTTGCGTGTTAATTCTTGGAGAGGTGCGAACGGCGCAAATATCTGCGCTACGAGGTCTCCTTTTGCCACGGTATACCACCGTGGCAAGGTATGGTAGGTACTATATTAACCTGATGTGCCTGCCGCCGGGCCGTGGTGCCGGCGGAGGCGACAGACAGGGAATCCTCCCGGAGCCCGATCAGGTCAGATTTGCGGCCGGGCTTCGGGAACGTTTGGTGTAGCGGTGCATCAGCGCAAGGATCGCCGGCATGACGACGATCGCACCCACGAGCGAGAACCCCACCGATATGACCGTCACGATCCCGAAGTTGCTGGTGATGTTGAACGTCGAGAGGGTGAGCGCCGCGAACCCGAAGACCGTCGTCAGCCCCGAGACCGTCACCGCGGTCCCGATCTTCTGCACGGCCGTCTGGATGGCGTCGAGGAACTCCATGCCCCGGGCAAGTTCCTCCTCGCACCGCTCCATGATCAGGATGGTGTACTCCGAGGCCACCCCGATCGTCATCGACCCGAGGACGGCGGTCAGCGGCGTGTAGTCGAGGCCGAGGAAGTACATGATCGCCCCGTTCCAGCCCACGATGAAGACGATCGGGATGACCGGCGAGACGGCGTTGGTCTTCCTGTAGACGAGGAGCAGAAATCCGAGGATGAAGGTGAACCCGAGCACGGTCATCAGCGTTCTCGACTCGCTGATGTCGTCCATGACGGCGGCGAACATCTCAAGGCCGCCCGTCACCTTCACCGTCACGCCGGCCGGAGGCTCGTTCCAAACCGCATCCCTCTGCATCCTCCCGATGAGGGACTTGGCGACATCCATCTCCATCGAGATCGTGGAGAACTCAAGCACCGCTTCCATGTTCCCGTTGAGGTAGCGTTTTTTGGTCGGCGCCGGAATCCTGTCGAGGATCTCGGCGATCTCTCCGCTCGTCTCGGGCAGGACTCCGTTGTTGTTGTCTGCAATCAGGGTTGCAATGCTCGTAACCCCGATTATCTTGTCGTTGCGTTCCAGTTCATACGCTCCGAACCGGGCTATCCACGCAAGTGTCTCACGGTCGAGGACGTTCTCGCCGGTCACGATGATCGGGATGGTGCTCGTCGCCCCCATGGTCCGGGTGATCTTCTCCATATCCTGGAGTGCGGGCATATCGTCGGGGACGAAGGTCTTCTCGTCCGCACTGATGGGGACGCTCCGGTCGAGGTAGAAGCCTCCAGCCGCGACCACCGCAAAGAGCAGGATGACGGGGAACGGGTGTTTTGCAACCGTATAGGCCAACCGGCCGAGGAGACGGTCATACCGCTCGAGGAGAGAGTTCCCGGACTCCGGGGCAGGGTCGGAAGGCCTTGCTTCTCTCTTCGGCCGGTATTTCATGATGACCGCAAAGACCGGGACGATGACGAGCGCCGCGATGTAACAGGAGACCACCCCGATGGTGCAGACCATCCCGAAGTCGGCCACCATCGGCACCGGGGCAAAGAACATCGCGATGAACCCAAGCGACGTTGCGGCCATGGCGATGAGGACCGAGGGGCCGGACCGGGCGACGGCGGCCGTTACGGCTTTTGGGATCGTACTGTTCCGGACCTCCTCGTCGAACCGGGAATGAAGTTGGATCGCGTAGTCGATCCCGATCCCGATCAGCACCGGGAACGCGCCGATCACCGTCATGCTGACCGGGATCCCGAAGAGGCCCATGAACCCGAAGGTCATGATCAGCCCGACGGCCACGACCGCGACGGGGAGAAGGCGGTAGCGGACGTGGGAGAAGAGGAGCGAGACCGCGAGGACCATGAGCACCATGGCCGCAAGGATCAGCACGCCCATCTCGGTCCCCATCGCCTCCCCCATCTCCTTCGAGAACGCCGGGTTCCCGGAGACCGTGACCGCGAGGCCCGGCGGAGGCTCCGATATGCGGATGGCGGACTCGATGTTTTCAAGAACCTGCTGCTGGGCATCCGTGGAGACGCCCGGCTCAAGGGTGATGACGCCGATGGTCATGAGGTCCGAGGGCAGCATCCGCTCGACGAGTTCCGGCGGAGCCTGTCCGATGATCCCGTCTATCTCCGCCGTGGACGAGGGCAGGGTGCCGCCGTTCGCCTGTTTGAGGAGATCGACGACCCCGGAGACCCCGGTGACGTAACGTTCGTTCCTGAGGTCTTCGTGGAGGTTGTCGATATATCTGAGGACGTCGGGACTCCTGACGCTGTCCGCCTCATAGATGAGCATGATCGCATCGGAACCGTAAGTGTCCTTGTAGTGGGCAAGGAGCGCACCTCTGGGAGTGGTCTTGTCGAGATACGTATCGTCGCCGGTCTCCATCGTCACCATCGAGAGCCCGAAGAACGCGAGGACGAAGACGGCTGCGGCAACCCCGGCGACGGCCCAGGTGTGGCTGTTGATCGTCTCGGCGAGCCACTCGTAGGGGTTCTTCATGCGCGCTCCTCCGGTATCTTCTCTCTATACTCGCCGATGATCGCGAGGGTCACCGCATGGGCAATCTCATCATCGTCTCTGCCGGCGGGCTCGATGCCGTACTCCTCCGCGATGCGCCGAAGCCTCCCGGAGTCTAGGATCCGGTAACTCCCCCGGGCCCCCGGGTGCGGCCCGGAAGTCTCCCCTGCCGCTGTGAGGGCATTCGAGAGCAGGGATGCTGCCGGTTCCTCTTCCATGGCAAGACGATGGAGCAGGGTCACTGCCTGCCGGTAACTTGCCGGGGGAAGAAACCCGGCCTCGGTCCAAACCTCGCCGGTCTCCTCCGAAAACGACTTCTTATGGCGTGCCGGCCTCCGGCACGGCGGTTCTTCGGGACTCCGCCGGTGCCCGGTGTTGCAGGTGGTTGCGCAGTTCACGGTTATCCTCACTATTCTAGATGGCTCATCTGCAGGAGGTATCATTTCAAAGGGATCGGACATGAATCTGCTGCAACCCGGGCGGGGAGCGGTTTTGCGACGTTGCGCCTGAGTGCGATTCATTGCAGCCGGTTTTTGTGCTCTCTGCATTACGATCATTATTGGAGAACTCGGGGGTTCAAGACTCTCCCGTACAGGTACGGGTTTTATAAACGGCAGGACCCCACGCGAGGTATGCGCAAGATGATCGTCGAAATCTGCCCGAAAGATCTCCCGATGATGGACGTGCCCGCCGGCGCTCAGGACCTCAACCGGGCGGCGGAGCGATTCATGGGCCGGGTCGAATCCGTAAAAGTCCTCGACATTCTCAAGATAGATTTTGAGCGGGGGGAGCAGGCCTTGGTGTGCGAGATCACGATGCAAGAAGGATATACTCTGGACGATCTCGAATTACTGCGAATCCTAGGGTCTTTTGAGGTACTCAGGGCCGACGGCAGGACCTACACCTGCTTTCTGCGGTGTGTGGTCAGGGACGAATTCCTGCTGCGGAAGATGCGCGAGTTCGACCTGGACATCATATGGGCATCCCCCATGTACAAGTCACGCGACCTGCACGTCTACACCTGCATCGGGGACGCTGAGAACCTCAGCAGGGTCCTCCGTCTCATGTCCACCTACGGAGAGGTCAGGAACGTCATCTTCGAGGAGATCTCGTTCTCCGGACATGATCCGCTCTCGCGCCTCACGGCGAGGCAACGAGACCTCCTGGTCGCGGCGAAGCGGTACGGCTACTACGAGTATCCTCGCAGGATCACCAGTCGGCAACTGGCGGAGAAACTCGGTATCAGCAAATCCACTGCAATCGAGCACCTGCGCAGGGGTGAAGCGCGGGTCATCTCCGCACTCCTCGCCGGCTATTGACGGTGGGCGCCGTCTCTCTTGGGTGATAACAGTGGCGGCGGCGAGACCACGCCTGAATCCGCCGCCGCCGGCCGGGTACGCTCAAGGAGGCATTTGATGAAGGAGGTTTCCGGTGTCTGGGTGTTCTCATCGGGGTATCCGACACCGCGTTCGTGATCTATTGGTTCAGGTGCTGTTCTCTTGCGTGCTGCTCTCTTCGGTCCTCGCCGCAACGAACCATCGTCAGGGGTGGGAGAGATGCCCGGCCGCCTTCGGCCTTGAGCGTGGGATACCGGGTCGTCGATGAATACCTCGTAGGCTACGGGACCCCGGCGTGGACTGTTGCGGGGACTCTTTGCGAGGAGATACGTTCTCTCTCGCCGATGCATCAGTCTCTCTTCGGAAACCATAAGTGTGTTGCAACTAAATTGAGGTGCAATGACTTTGGAGATTATCCCAAGACTCCGAGCTCTCGGGATGAACGAGTACGAGGCGAACGTCTACTCCACGCTCGTCGGCCTGCAGAAAGCGACCGCACGGGACATTCATGAGGTGAGCGGGGTTCCCCGAGGAAGGATCTACGAGATCTTAAACGACCTTGCCCGGCGGGGGTTCATCGGGGTTGAGGAAGGGTCTCCGACCTCCTACTATGTGCTCGACATCGATCAGGTCTTCGACCGGCTGAGGGCCGACTACATCCACTCCCTTGAGGAGACCCGCGAGGCGCTCAAGAGCCTCTCGATAAAACCCCGTCTCCCACCGGTCTCGTTCTTCATCCTCCGGAGCGGCTGGGCAATCGAGAACCATATCGCCTCGCTCTTCCGGCGGGTGAAGAAGAGCATGGTCCTCCTCTGTTACAGCAAGGAGTTTCTCCAGAAACACTACGGCCTCATCAAGCCGCTCGAGCGGAAGATTGACCTCTATGTGGTCGTGCGGAGAAAAGAGGAGTACGCCGGCATCAATCTCCCGATCTACGAGGCTCGTGGGACTGTGATCGAGCTCCTGGACGCTCGACAGGGGATGAGCGAGATCGGGCCTGACAGCGTAGTCCAGGATGAGTGCTCGATCCTGGTTGACGGCCAGGACTTCTTCACCATCGTGGTCGCGGGATCCGAGCGGTACGCGGTGATCGGCTCCGACATGCCGATCATCGGTTACCTGCAGAAGACGGTCGTCGAGCGGCTCGAAGATGTGTGAAGGGGCCTGGGCGGCCCCCATCCCTTTATGAGATTTGCGGGTTTACGACCCGTCCCATGAAGAGGACCGCCCCGGATTCCTTCTCGGTGATGAGGAAGACGAACGGGTGGTCCGCCCGGAAGACGGGCACGGCATCGGGGCGTGCACTCTTTATGTCCATGACGACCCCGGTCGCCGCCGCAGCTTCGGTGCCCTCCTCGTTGACGTCGACAAACGCCTTATGGACGATATCGCTGACGAAGAGATACTGGGTGCCGTCCATCCCCGAGAAGTCGGCGTCCATGGAGAAGGCCGCCGGCATCCCCATCGCCGCAAGCGCTCCCGGGAGGCTGTACTCCGCTTCAAGCGTAACCTTCGGGAAGGCGACGTTGACGCGCTTGGAGACGAGCGACCGCTGCAGGTCCGCAATCTTCTCCGGGTCGAGCGCCTCCTCGGCCGCCGTCAGGTTATCCCCTCTGGGGAGGAGGACGAGCATCGCAAGGCCGCTCCCGCTCTCGTGGGCATACGGCATCTCGAGCACCTGGAGGGTCTCGGTCTCTGCGTAGCCGTAGACCGCGTCCTCGTCGGCCCGGTGCATCATCGGGACGGCCACGGTCTCGTTCGGGGCAACCCGGAACGCCTCCTCCCACGTCTCGTTCGCGTCGAACTGCTTGACCCAGGTGCCCTTGAAGTAGATTGCGTTCGTGATCACGAGCGCGGTCATGGAATCGACCGAACCGGGCGGGAGGAGGCCTTTGATCTTCTCTTCGGTCTGCTCCTCCACCCAGCGGTTGATCGTCTGCCGCGACGCCTCGGCGTTGCCGGCAAAGTCGAGGTTCGTGGCGTTTGCCTCATACCAGCGTCCGGCCGTATCGATGTACTCCGGGAGGAACGGGTACGTCTTCTCCGCCCAGAGGGCGTTTGCCGTGCGCAGGGTGTAGTTCGCGTCCCCGCGGTTCAGGGCGGCGTTGAGATCAGAGAATCCCTCCCGCCGGAGGGTATCGTTCCTTGGGAGGTGGAGCACCTTTTGGATCTCGTCGGCGGTCGTGCCGCGGGCGCCCTCGTAGGTGATCGCGAGGGCCGACGAGATGCTGTAGGGCGAGAAGAAGAGGTTGCGCCCAGCGTATGCCGGGTCGGCGGCGAGGTGCCGGTAGAGGTCGACCGCGAACTGATTGTTCCCGGCCGTCACGTTGCCGACGTCGTCGGCCGGCGGGGTGGGATCCGCAGACGTCGTTCCCGGCATGTCGGTGCACCCGGCGGCGATGCAGCTGAGCGCGACGAGAGATACCAGGAACAACATGATGTTTTTCCTGTCCATGACGTGCGATATGGCATGCCGATAGTTAAACCATGCGTTATTATGATCCCCTTCGAAATTTCACCGCACGACAGGCGGTCCCTTGCGGAGCGCATCCGGATGCCGGGGTTTGAACGGCAGAACTACCGTGCCTGGACCGGCACTCCTATTCAATCTTGGGAATGAAGGTCGCGCATCTTCGGAGCGACCCGGAGAGGAGCAACCATAAAATAAGGAAGGCCAGGGCCGAGATTCGAACCCGGGTCGAGGGATCCACAGTCCCTTAGGATAACCGACTACCCCACCCTGGCAATTGTACTCATTCTAGTTGGCAGTCGGATTTG is a window of Methanoculleus sp. 7T DNA encoding:
- a CDS encoding helix-turn-helix domain-containing protein, producing MRKMIVEICPKDLPMMDVPAGAQDLNRAAERFMGRVESVKVLDILKIDFERGEQALVCEITMQEGYTLDDLELLRILGSFEVLRADGRTYTCFLRCVVRDEFLLRKMREFDLDIIWASPMYKSRDLHVYTCIGDAENLSRVLRLMSTYGEVRNVIFEEISFSGHDPLSRLTARQRDLLVAAKRYGYYEYPRRITSRQLAEKLGISKSTAIEHLRRGEARVISALLAGY
- a CDS encoding mechanosensitive ion channel family protein, whose translation is MAKGDLVAQIFAPFAPLQELTRNIILFLPNIIAAIIILIIGWILGRVLGRVAAEIVDRTGVDDALRRTSAGAYIERSRVSIVHLFELIVRWIIYLLAILAAVSVLQIPSLTTAVGVIVAYIPNIIAFILILVVGVILIDWLMDFLEGMGETQRVQGFGVIALALRAFFYFIVVVLALQQLLLDLSIIYVLVIPLAWGIGLGVGAAIAIIVGFGLRDRAPEIMDRLMGRMKQE
- a CDS encoding efflux RND transporter permease subunit — its product is MKNPYEWLAETINSHTWAVAGVAAAVFVLAFFGLSMVTMETGDDTYLDKTTPRGALLAHYKDTYGSDAIMLIYEADSVRSPDVLRYIDNLHEDLRNERYVTGVSGVVDLLKQANGGTLPSSTAEIDGIIGQAPPELVERMLPSDLMTIGVITLEPGVSTDAQQQVLENIESAIRISEPPPGLAVTVSGNPAFSKEMGEAMGTEMGVLILAAMVLMVLAVSLLFSHVRYRLLPVAVVAVGLIMTFGFMGLFGIPVSMTVIGAFPVLIGIGIDYAIQLHSRFDEEVRNSTIPKAVTAAVARSGPSVLIAMAATSLGFIAMFFAPVPMVADFGMVCTIGVVSCYIAALVIVPVFAVIMKYRPKREARPSDPAPESGNSLLERYDRLLGRLAYTVAKHPFPVILLFAVVAAGGFYLDRSVPISADEKTFVPDDMPALQDMEKITRTMGATSTIPIIVTGENVLDRETLAWIARFGAYELERNDKIIGVTSIATLIADNNNGVLPETSGEIAEILDRIPAPTKKRYLNGNMEAVLEFSTISMEMDVAKSLIGRMQRDAVWNEPPAGVTVKVTGGLEMFAAVMDDISESRTLMTVLGFTFILGFLLLVYRKTNAVSPVIPIVFIVGWNGAIMYFLGLDYTPLTAVLGSMTIGVASEYTILIMERCEEELARGMEFLDAIQTAVQKIGTAVTVSGLTTVFGFAALTLSTFNITSNFGIVTVISVGFSLVGAIVVMPAILALMHRYTKRSRSPAANLT
- a CDS encoding esterase/lipase family protein: MNRWGRDTILNNRQRCPAVLVHGWRSHPGIWNRLAPGLSGSAVPCWNFDHTTMRNAGTETIAVALQDYIRAKRRETGYGGPVDLVCHSMGTCIARYLLEVLDGDAREEQVRLLVGIGPPNNGSSMAELFNDPERGPEVIRSLAGVFVPEGYDPHDDTIVQEFRPGSRTIAALRAAGTRDDVAYRIILTANITGTPAFFPAFDGKTWELAPDGEWRTTYAGDGIVPHTDSYLPGAGLDILPTDSGNLARHPEHYCHTGLPRNPEVIARVTEYLCNPDAGPSRVCPDL
- a CDS encoding serpin family protein, with the translated sequence MDRKNIMLFLVSLVALSCIAAGCTDMPGTTSADPTPPADDVGNVTAGNNQFAVDLYRHLAADPAYAGRNLFFSPYSISSALAITYEGARGTTADEIQKVLHLPRNDTLRREGFSDLNAALNRGDANYTLRTANALWAEKTYPFLPEYIDTAGRWYEANATNLDFAGNAEASRQTINRWVEEQTEEKIKGLLPPGSVDSMTALVITNAIYFKGTWVKQFDANETWEEAFRVAPNETVAVPMMHRADEDAVYGYAETETLQVLEMPYAHESGSGLAMLVLLPRGDNLTAAEEALDPEKIADLQRSLVSKRVNVAFPKVTLEAEYSLPGALAAMGMPAAFSMDADFSGMDGTQYLFVSDIVHKAFVDVNEEGTEAAAATGVVMDIKSARPDAVPVFRADHPFVFLITEKESGAVLFMGRVVNPQIS
- a CDS encoding 4Fe-4S binding protein is translated as MNNDLKAAVLERCRRMEIPLVGVASTDRWENPPFRPWMPEEFYPQSIFPEARSVIVIGLPVHLPVLETSPSIYYHELYKTVNTLLDQYTYRLASFLNDRGYPSVFVPRDGYGSIEVLLKNPVAFFSHRHAALLAGLGTFGVNNTLITPEYGPRVRFGSVLTAADLPPDPLLAEGLCTRCMRCVKACPVRALDGRDYPEGLTDMAACARNSAALARRHISPCGICIKVCPVGEDRRHYGRDTPAGDEDPRRHRAREHVQKYGGL
- a CDS encoding TrmB family transcriptional regulator: MTLEIIPRLRALGMNEYEANVYSTLVGLQKATARDIHEVSGVPRGRIYEILNDLARRGFIGVEEGSPTSYYVLDIDQVFDRLRADYIHSLEETREALKSLSIKPRLPPVSFFILRSGWAIENHIASLFRRVKKSMVLLCYSKEFLQKHYGLIKPLERKIDLYVVVRRKEEYAGINLPIYEARGTVIELLDARQGMSEIGPDSVVQDECSILVDGQDFFTIVVAGSERYAVIGSDMPIIGYLQKTVVERLEDV
- a CDS encoding DUF7490 domain-containing protein — translated: MRNGILMLGLIAVLVLASGCMGLVGPNPKVVQDSATMDISLSKGLVYTIDAQIKNDGADGDVTVTAELIDAEKGFVRDKASRKVFIPSGETRKVSFTLDGEVSRDYQYRIEAR